The following are encoded together in the Mus musculus strain NOD/MrkTac chromosome 17 genomic contig, GRCm38.p6 alternate locus group NOD/MrkTac MMCHR17_NOD_IDD1 genome:
- the H2-M11 gene encoding histocompatibility 2, M region locus 11 precursor (The RefSeq protein has 1 non-frameshifting indel compared to this genomic sequence) produces the protein MKTFVTEALFLLLQVLLAMTSHPDGTHFFGFFQTLFTLPWMPKPQFISVGFVDDIQFERFNSRRDVQRTEHCAPWKDQKKPEYWKDNTDLVLSYFQDLTEILQRMLKIYNYSLTGYHTIQRRYGCYILPRGYFRNGFFEVVFNDHDSIRLNEDLSTWTPVGKFAEILREEWDSSGFTQNVKNFLEVECVDLFLTELEYGKEILLRTDIPKIHVIRKVRPDKKITLRCWALKFYPAEITLTWERDKSNQTLDMEVTETMPTGDGTFQKWAAVVVLSGEEHRYKCHVNHEGLPEPITLRWVPPEPTISFMHIVIVVVLGALLMGAMMTLLIWKRRTRG, from the exons ATGAAGACCTTTGTTACCGaggctctcttcctgctgctgcagGTTCTGTTGGCCATGACCAGTCATCCAGATG GTACCCACTTTTTTGGCTTTTTCCAAACTCTCTTCACCTTGCCCTGGATGCCTAAGCCCCAATTCATCAGTGTTGGCTTTGTGGATGATATACAGTTTGAGAGATTCAACAGCAGAAGAGATGTTCAGAGGACAGAGCACTGTGCACCATGGAAAGATCAAAAGAAGCCAGAGTATTGGAAGGATAACACAGACCTCGTTCTGAGCTATTTTCAGGATTTAACAGAGATACTGCAAAGGATGCTCAAAATCTACAACTACAGTCTAACTG GATATCACACAATCCAGAGAAGGTATGGCTGCTATATCCTGCCTCGAGGGTATTTCAGAAACGGATTCTTTGAAGTAGTCTTCAATGACCATGATTCCATCAGGCTGAATGAGGACCTAAGCACTTGGACCCCAGTGGGCAAGTTTGCAGAGATTCTCAGAGAAGAGTGGGACTCATCAGGTTTTACACAAAATGTGAAGAATTTCCTGGAGGTTGAATGTGTGGACTTATTCCTCACAGAGCTGGAATATGGAAAGGAGATTTTGCTGAGAACAG ATATCCCCAAAATACATGTGATCCGTAAGGTCAGACCTGATAAGAAAATCACTCTGAGGTGCTGGGCCTTGAAATTTTACCCTGCTGAAATCACCCTAACCTGGGAAAGGGACAAAAGCAATCAAACCCTGGACATGGAGGTCACGGAGACCATGCCTACAGGGGATGGAACCTTCCAGAAGTGGGCAGCTGTTGTGGTGCTTTCTGGAGAAGAACATAGATATAAATGTCATGTGAATCATGAGGGGCTGCCTGAGCCCATCACCCTGAGATGGG TGCCTCCTGAGCCCACCATTTCCTTTATGCATATTGTTATTGTGGTTCTTGGAGCTCTG